From the Ferrigenium kumadai genome, one window contains:
- the glgB gene encoding 1,4-alpha-glucan branching protein GlgB: MNTLIESLLQVRLYDPFGLLGLHRDGADWIIRTYDPNATSVELLNHDNVMPLQPVHPSGVFEWRSKEEPARPYRLRMNYGNATHEIFDPYQFPPHLSPQDLYLFSEGKLRQGYRMLGSHAVEINGVQGIRFAVWAPNAERVSVVGEFNQWDGRVHPMRSLGSSGVWELFIPEIKQHALYRYEIRNRDSGHVLTKTDPYAQGYELRPGTAALAAPFNQHRWQDGEWMERRAQWDWLHGAINIYEIHAGSWKRHPDGRFYTYSELAADLVPYVKGMGYTHIELLPISEHPLDESWGYQATGYFAPTSRFGSPDELRHFVDTCHRAGIGVILDWVPAHFPQDSWALARFDGTALFEHADPRLGFHQDWGTHIFNYGRNEVKSFLMSSAHYWLAEFHFDGLRVDAVASMLYLDYSRKEGEWIPNKYGGRENLEAVDFLREMNIMVHEEFPGALTFAEESTAWPAVSRPTYLGGLGFSIKWNMGWMNDTLSYFQNDPVHRRYHHNQLTFGQLYAYTENFVLPFSHDEVVHGKGSLLSKMPGDAWQKFANLRLLLAYQMTSPGKKLNFMGNEIAQGREWQSAWELEWWQLGQDYHRGVQNLCYDLNQLYRSTPALYDLDFQHEGFSWIDCNDAEQSVLSYQRRARDGSCAVVALNLTPVPRARYRIGLPKQAQYREVLNSDSQHYTGSNMGNAGLIQAEAIPWMGLPCSAEIALPPLAAVVLVPAA, encoded by the coding sequence GTGAATACACTTATAGAATCGCTGCTTCAAGTCCGTCTGTACGACCCGTTCGGGTTATTGGGGTTGCACCGCGATGGTGCCGACTGGATCATCCGGACATATGATCCGAATGCTACCTCCGTCGAGTTGCTGAATCATGACAATGTCATGCCACTCCAGCCCGTTCATCCATCCGGTGTATTCGAGTGGCGCAGCAAAGAAGAACCCGCCCGCCCCTACCGGCTGCGCATGAACTACGGCAATGCCACCCACGAGATCTTCGACCCCTACCAGTTTCCGCCGCACCTCTCCCCGCAAGACCTCTACTTGTTCAGTGAAGGCAAGTTGCGTCAGGGCTACCGCATGCTCGGCTCGCATGCCGTGGAGATCAACGGCGTGCAAGGCATCCGCTTCGCCGTCTGGGCGCCGAATGCTGAACGCGTCAGCGTGGTGGGCGAATTCAACCAATGGGATGGCCGCGTTCATCCGATGCGTTCGCTCGGTTCCAGCGGCGTGTGGGAGCTGTTCATCCCCGAGATCAAGCAGCATGCGCTGTACCGCTATGAGATCCGCAACCGCGATAGCGGCCACGTCCTGACCAAGACCGACCCCTATGCGCAGGGCTACGAGTTGCGCCCCGGCACGGCTGCCCTCGCCGCACCGTTCAACCAGCACCGCTGGCAGGATGGCGAATGGATGGAACGTCGCGCGCAATGGGACTGGCTGCACGGCGCGATCAATATTTACGAAATCCACGCCGGTTCATGGAAGCGCCATCCCGACGGCCGCTTCTACACCTACAGTGAGCTGGCCGCCGACCTCGTGCCTTACGTCAAGGGCATGGGCTACACCCACATCGAACTGCTGCCGATCTCCGAGCACCCGCTGGACGAATCCTGGGGCTACCAGGCCACAGGCTATTTCGCGCCGACCAGCCGCTTCGGTTCGCCGGATGAACTGCGCCACTTCGTCGATACTTGCCACCGGGCCGGCATCGGTGTGATCCTCGACTGGGTGCCGGCGCACTTCCCTCAGGACAGCTGGGCACTTGCGCGCTTCGACGGCACGGCACTGTTTGAGCACGCAGACCCGCGCCTCGGCTTTCACCAGGACTGGGGCACGCACATCTTCAATTACGGTCGCAACGAGGTGAAAAGCTTCCTGATGTCCAGCGCGCATTACTGGCTGGCCGAGTTCCACTTCGACGGCCTGCGCGTGGACGCTGTCGCCTCCATGCTGTACCTGGACTATTCGCGAAAAGAAGGCGAATGGATCCCGAACAAATATGGCGGGAGAGAGAACCTCGAAGCGGTGGATTTCCTGCGCGAGATGAACATCATGGTGCATGAGGAATTCCCCGGCGCGCTGACTTTTGCCGAAGAGTCCACCGCCTGGCCCGCAGTGTCGCGCCCAACCTATCTCGGCGGACTGGGCTTCTCGATCAAGTGGAACATGGGCTGGATGAACGACACGCTGAGCTACTTCCAGAACGATCCGGTACACCGCCGCTACCACCATAACCAGCTCACCTTCGGCCAGCTCTACGCCTACACCGAGAACTTCGTGCTGCCGTTCTCGCACGACGAAGTGGTGCACGGCAAGGGCTCGCTGCTGTCGAAGATGCCTGGCGATGCCTGGCAGAAGTTCGCCAACCTGCGCCTGCTGCTCGCCTACCAGATGACCAGCCCGGGCAAGAAGCTGAATTTCATGGGCAACGAGATCGCGCAGGGACGTGAATGGCAGTCCGCCTGGGAACTGGAATGGTGGCAACTGGGGCAGGACTATCACCGCGGCGTGCAGAACCTGTGCTACGACCTCAACCAGCTTTATCGCAGCACGCCTGCCTTGTATGACCTTGACTTCCAGCACGAAGGTTTCAGCTGGATCGATTGCAATGACGCGGAACAATCGGTATTGTCCTACCAGCGTCGCGCCCGCGACGGCTCCTGCGCCGTCGTCGCACTGAACCTGACGCCTGTGCCGCGAGCCCGTTACCGTATCGGTCTGCCTAAGCAGGCTCAGTACCGCGAAGTGCTGAACAGCGATTCTCAGCACTATACCGGCAGCAACATGGGCAATGCGGGTTTGATCCAGGCAGAGGCTATTCCGTGGATGGGACTCCCCTGCTCCGCCGAGATTGCGCTGCCGCCGTTGGCAGCTGTCGTGCTTGTGCCCGCGGCTTAA
- a CDS encoding EAL domain-containing protein produces the protein MFDELDREIFTSGQRIFNTGDAGDCAYLIEEGAVEIVGVSHGPEQRLGLLRKGEMFGEIALIDHQPRTATALAVERTILIPIQRKLVEGLLEKSDPILRHLLLVILDRYRSNQSHRTMHEDKSPLTDHQAHQRKALKGEATQKLSLAHGITRALKNDEFELHYQPICNISDGCVAGFEALVRWRHPTDGLVPPMDFLWLAEQTGLIRELGLWTLERACRDWPNLRQLTNHETPFISVNLSATQLTSKTLVNDVKAVIARYGMPTTQLKLELTETVMIEHPEVAQEILSSLVELGSNLALDDYGTGYSGLDHLQRYPIGTLKIDRAFISRMLESEQSQEIVRSSIALAHSLGMNVVAEGIETRAVRDALSNMGCEFGQGWHFGKPVALQDLVLLCGV, from the coding sequence ATGTTTGATGAGCTTGATCGAGAGATTTTTACCAGTGGGCAACGCATCTTTAACACCGGCGATGCCGGTGATTGCGCCTACCTCATCGAAGAAGGTGCTGTAGAGATCGTTGGAGTGAGTCATGGGCCAGAACAACGGCTGGGTCTACTGCGCAAGGGGGAGATGTTCGGCGAGATCGCCCTGATCGACCACCAGCCACGTACAGCAACAGCCTTGGCTGTCGAAAGAACCATACTCATCCCGATCCAGCGAAAATTGGTGGAAGGCCTGCTTGAAAAGAGCGATCCGATTTTGCGCCATCTTCTTCTGGTCATTCTGGATCGTTACCGGAGCAATCAAAGCCATCGAACGATGCATGAAGACAAGTCTCCGTTAACAGATCATCAGGCTCATCAGCGCAAGGCATTAAAGGGAGAAGCCACACAAAAATTGTCACTCGCTCATGGCATCACACGAGCATTGAAAAATGACGAATTCGAGCTCCATTATCAACCGATCTGCAACATATCCGATGGTTGCGTAGCCGGCTTCGAGGCATTGGTCCGCTGGCGCCATCCGACGGATGGCCTGGTTCCGCCCATGGACTTTCTCTGGTTGGCCGAACAGACCGGCCTGATACGTGAGCTTGGCCTGTGGACCCTTGAGCGCGCTTGTCGTGACTGGCCCAACCTCCGGCAACTTACAAACCATGAAACGCCCTTCATCAGTGTCAACCTGTCCGCGACACAATTGACCAGCAAAACGCTGGTCAATGATGTCAAGGCCGTCATCGCACGTTATGGCATGCCAACGACACAATTAAAGCTGGAGCTCACGGAAACAGTGATGATCGAGCATCCGGAAGTCGCACAAGAGATCCTGAGCAGTCTCGTCGAATTGGGCAGCAACCTTGCTCTGGATGACTATGGCACCGGTTATTCCGGACTGGATCACCTGCAACGTTACCCGATTGGCACCTTGAAGATTGATCGGGCGTTCATCTCGCGAATGCTGGAATCGGAGCAAAGCCAGGAAATCGTGCGCTCCTCGATAGCCCTAGCGCATTCTCTGGGCATGAACGTAGTCGCCGAAGGGATTGAAACACGGGCGGTGCGGGATGCGCTATCGAACATGGGATGCGAGTTTGGACAGGGCTGGCACTTTGGCAAGCCTGTTGCGCTGCAAGACCTGGTTTTACTTTGCGGGGTTTAA
- the pgi gene encoding glucose-6-phosphate isomerase: protein MSRLIESPAWQALKAHQKVIEPLHMRQMFRDDPARFDKFSVQLNGLLFDYSKNRINAETVKLLLALASQAGLPGWIERLFSGDKVNSTERRAALHTALRTPQGIPVLVDGKDVMPDVHRVLGLMRSFSDAVRNGTHRGHTGKQITDIVNIGIGGSDLGPLMACEALKPYGSPNLRAHFVSNIDSTQLTETLKKLDAESTLFIVSSKSFTTQETLTNARSARVWLVERLGDEQAVARHFAAISTNLDATAKFGIDPRNVFEFWDWVGGRYSLWSAIGLPIALYIGMDNFEELLGGAHAMDEHFRNAPLEQNIPALMGLLGIWYGNFFGAGSHALFPYDQYLHRFPAYLQQLDMESNGKRVDRDGTPVDYDTGMVIWGELGTNGQHAFFQLIHQGTRMIPADFIAPLHSHNPLGEHHSLLLANCFAQTEALMLGKTVEEARVELEAQGLRGEALEALLQHKVFPGNKPTNTLLFDRLDPHTLGMLIALYEHKVFVQSVLWNINPFDQWGVELGKQLAGKILPELRDGSLASRHDASTRGLIQHYHERCR, encoded by the coding sequence ATGTCCAGACTGATCGAATCCCCTGCCTGGCAGGCACTCAAGGCACATCAAAAAGTCATCGAGCCCCTCCACATGCGGCAGATGTTCCGCGACGATCCGGCACGTTTCGATAAATTTTCGGTCCAGCTCAACGGCCTACTGTTCGATTATTCCAAGAACAGAATCAATGCTGAAACGGTCAAGCTGCTCTTGGCGCTTGCCTCACAGGCTGGACTGCCCGGCTGGATAGAACGCCTGTTCAGCGGCGACAAGGTCAACTCCACCGAACGGCGCGCCGCGCTGCATACCGCACTACGCACGCCCCAAGGTATCCCCGTCCTGGTGGACGGCAAGGATGTCATGCCCGATGTGCACCGGGTGCTGGGGCTGATGCGCAGCTTCTCCGACGCGGTGCGCAACGGAACACACCGCGGCCATACAGGAAAACAGATCACCGACATCGTCAACATCGGCATCGGTGGCTCCGACCTCGGCCCGCTGATGGCGTGCGAGGCGCTCAAACCCTACGGCAGCCCAAATCTACGCGCACATTTCGTCTCCAACATCGACAGTACCCAACTCACCGAAACACTGAAGAAACTGGACGCCGAGTCCACGCTGTTCATCGTCAGCTCCAAGAGTTTCACCACACAGGAAACGCTGACCAACGCACGTTCGGCACGCGTCTGGCTGGTCGAACGGCTGGGTGACGAACAGGCCGTCGCGCGACACTTCGCAGCTATCTCCACCAATCTCGATGCCACCGCAAAATTCGGCATCGACCCTCGCAACGTGTTCGAATTCTGGGACTGGGTCGGCGGGCGCTATTCGCTGTGGTCGGCCATCGGCCTGCCCATCGCGCTATACATCGGCATGGACAATTTCGAGGAGCTGCTGGGCGGCGCCCATGCGATGGACGAACACTTCCGCAACGCACCACTGGAGCAGAACATCCCGGCCTTGATGGGGCTGCTCGGCATCTGGTACGGCAACTTCTTCGGCGCCGGTTCCCACGCCCTCTTCCCCTACGACCAGTACCTGCACCGTTTTCCAGCTTACTTGCAACAACTGGATATGGAGAGCAACGGCAAACGCGTGGATCGCGACGGCACCCCTGTGGATTACGACACCGGCATGGTGATCTGGGGCGAGCTCGGCACCAACGGCCAGCATGCCTTCTTCCAGCTCATCCACCAGGGTACGCGAATGATCCCGGCGGATTTTATTGCGCCACTCCATAGCCACAATCCGCTGGGCGAACACCATTCACTGTTGCTGGCCAACTGCTTTGCGCAGACCGAAGCGTTGATGCTTGGCAAGACTGTCGAAGAGGCGCGCGTAGAGCTCGAAGCGCAAGGACTACGCGGCGAGGCGCTGGAAGCACTGTTGCAGCACAAGGTATTCCCCGGGAATAAGCCGACCAACACCCTGCTGTTCGACCGGCTCGACCCGCACACGCTGGGCATGCTGATCGCTTTGTACGAGCACAAGGTGTTCGTACAAAGCGTGCTGTGGAACATCAACCCCTTCGACCAATGGGGCGTGGAACTGGGCAAGCAACTGGCGGGCAAGATTCTGCCGGAGTTGCGCGACGGTAGTTTGGCCTCACGACATGACGCTTCGACTCGCGGATTGATTCAACACTATCACGAACGCTGCCGCTAA